CTGTTCCAGGGCCTGGAGTCGTCCTATCAGAAAGCTCTGCAAGCTCACCTGAGGAGCGGAGACAGTCCCATGTCGCTGCCCGCCTCCgaccgctcctcctcctcttcccagGAGAGCCTCAAGTGAGAAagcccctccccctcttcttctgtcAATTCCAGAAGTTCTGTGTCGTTTGTCTCCTGAGGTGTCTTCATTGTCTCGTTGTCTCCACAGTCGACCTCTGTCTGTGAAAAGCAGCGTTGGAAGCAGCACAAACAGATGTAAACACTCTTATCGCTCATATTTACGTCAAAGATAAAACGTCTACAAGTTTTCTTCTGACTTTATCATCTCGCGTCTTTCAGCCAAACCTGCCCACGGCTCCAGGACGTCTGCCGCAGCGCCATCTCCCGGCTCGCTCCAACGCTCTCGCAGCGACGTGGATGTCAACGCCGCCGCCACCGCCACGGCTCGCACCAGGATGCCCGCCGTGCCGTCGTCCTCTTCTCCCTTCGGCTCGGCCTCGGCCCTCCCCCCTGGATCCTACGCTTCGCTGGGTGAGACGCCAAAGCTTCATTTCCCTGTCGACCAGCTTCTGTGAAAACTCCGGAGTTTTAGTCTTTGGAGTGTTAGCGAGCAAATTGAAAAATCATGCCGATAATTAGAAGCAGAGCTCAAATCAACTTTTGAATGGATACGGTTTAATTTAATAaggttctttcttggctcgTGTCCTATTCCTCCACCAAGTCTTCTGGAAATCTGTTGACAACTgaacaaagaattaaaaaaaggacaagtGTGGAGACGCAACGTCTTTGACGGGGACGATccgtcttcttcttcgtctgttTTGAAGCTGTCCAGGTTGTGGTTGTTTGCCAGCTGAGCTCTGTGCATCACTTTCATCCTCTCGctcaaaaataaacatctaaCTTCTTTGAGAAGCTTCCGTGCAGCGGATCAGAACCCATGACCGGGCTCGTGtcctcatttattattatttaatttgttatttcattGTGGGACACTTAATATAATCACTGGGATGTTTGTGCAGTCGAGTCTCGTCCTTATCCAAATATCAGGTGACACATTCACAGCCTGCAGGAAGTCAGATTTACGCCCGTCTCACCCTGTTCACCTCTTCCTCAAACATACCTGGAGACTAACCTCTTGACCCCCGACCCCTAACCCTTGTTGTGTCTCTCCCGGGCCCGCCCACCGGTCAGACGGCTCGTGGTCTGTTAATGCAGACGGTAAGCTGTGCGGGGAATGAtccgtgccccccccccctgctgtgTTCCTATCCCCTCATCAGCCCTGTAATTGTCTGTGATGGGCGTGTCAGTGCATGGACTGTCTACGCATGGTGTTACCGTGAcgtctctgtccatctctgtccAACCGCTGGTTAGAGACGGAGAAAACAAGTGGTTGGAGATCAGTCGTCAATTTAACAGACGACAGGAGAAACTTACTAAATGAATCATCgtctgtgtttcaggttttTCAGTCATCGTCAGTGACGCTggtgtttctgtctttcatctctgtctgtcctctgtctcagGTCTTTCAGTCTCGTGTCTCTGCATGACCAAAGTGTGGAGAGTGTCCTTTCTAAACCAGCAGCAGCGTGTTTGAATATGACGTCTTTTTCctcgtcctctcctcttcaggtCGAGTACGAACCCGCAGGACGAGTTCAGGAAACGGTCCGTCCGTGACAGACAGCCGCGGTCGGAGCCGAGGGAAGGTCGTTTCACAGTCCCAACGTGAGTCGCTCCTGCctcttgtgtctttttttaGATTTCTACGTTCTCGCTCAGTAGATCTGAAGTACTTCCCTCTGTGTTTCAGCCGGCAGTCGCTCAGGTTCTCCGGGTCGACTTCTGAGCTCCACGTACGGCAGACTCCCGAGACCGACGATGGGCTCCGCTGCCGCCAACGCCGCCTCCAGCGGCCTGACAGACAAGAGTCGACCTCGAGGTCACCGCAGCCAGGGCTGCAGCCGAGAGACCAGCCCCACCAGATCAGGCATGGGTGAGGACGGTGGATGAAAACACTGCAACACGGAAACATTTCAAACCGATCGCAACGTCTTCGAACGCAAACGTCTCGTTGAGTTGAAGCACCTGAAggaagagaagctgcagattaagaatttcatgttgCGGCTGAAAGGAACGAACATTAAATCAGAAGTTAGAAACTGAGATAGAATCCAGAATAAACCGGGAGGCGAGAGAAGAAGTTTCAGTTGTGACTTAACGAACTGCAGCTTTAGTTACAGTGGCAGCGGAGTCTGAACTAATCTGAGTTGTaatgtgatatttaaatatatttactcGGACGAAAACtcttttaaattaaagatgAATCAATCGAGCAAATCATCTTTGCAGATTTTAGTGTCAGAAAGACTTCCTGACACATCTGTAGATTTATTAACATCTGGAGAAGAAGGGGTGACCGCTCTCACTCCTCCTTAAATGTGAGTTCAGACTTTAGTTGTAGTTTCTTCCTGAGGACGACTTGCACACGCTAACACTCCGGGTTCCTGTTCCTCGCACTAACGCTCAACCTGCCGCCACCCGAGTCTCACGCTCCCTCTTCTCCTGCCTGACTAATGTCTAATGCAGAGCTGGATGTGCTACGAGCTAAACTGTCCTCCTGcactgctgtctgtctgtctgtctgtctgtctgtctgtctcacctctccaGCCCGGAGTCGAATCCCCCGACCGAGCATGAGTCAGGGCTGCAGCCGCGAAACCAGTCGCGAGAGCAGCCGCGACACCAGCCCAGCCCGGGGTTTCTCCCCCCTGGGTGAGTATGGTCCTGACGTTCCCCAATGAATCCCACTTCTCTCAGCGGAGGAGAGAACAACATctggaaacagagacagatgtgtAGAGCTGATGTTTCTCTAACGTTAAGCAGGAATCAGAATAATCATCTAAAGCGAATTAATAAATTCACGCATCGCCCTGGATCGATCGTATCTTCTGGTGAAGAGACGCTGACGgatgtttttatctgtctcACCTCACCTTTAATTCCTCATCACGAATTCTCTGGCTTCCACTTCCAATCAACTTTTAAAATCGTAAACAGCGCCGCCCATTCCAAAGAGTTCTTTCCTGTCCCTCCCTCAACTTTACTGGACCCTCGTCTTCCTGCACGTGTCTCTGCCTTGCTCTGTTGTAACTCTCTGTTCTGCTAATGATCTCAGATCAGTGTTGAAATAATCAGTCGTTTCTGTATCGCCATAACAACAGTCGTGTTTCCTCCTCCAGCGACTCGCCGTCACTCCCGCTCAACCAGCGCTCTGTCCTCGGCAGAGTGTTACTCAGGTGACGTCTCCACGGATCCACTCCGTCCGCCAGATAGAATGAAAAGACTCATAAACGTTGATTCGGTTGAATTCATCTTCGTGCATCTGGCTGACGGAGTCGTCTGCTTCTTCACGCATGACCAACATCGCCCTCTAGTGGGAAACAATCACCAGACAGATGCTGTTGAATCGTTAACGTTGGTTAACCGGTGAAAAACACAGAACTTGTTGTTGGTTGTTTCTTACTTATGTCACtcacctgcagggggcgacaCCACATCTGCCTGCTTGTCACGATTATAAAATATAAGTTGCTGCGACGGTTTGTAGAAAAAATGAAActtgttttgaaatgtgaagACAAAATCTTTCGTTCGCAGCTTTTTTGCCtgatctttttcttttgctttcaaTATTAAATGCAGTTGATCGTTTTCTGGCTGTTTTGTGATTAGAACGAGTTTTACTTTCTCATTGTtcactgaatgtttttaattgacgtagtttactttttttttttagtaatgtCACTTTTCTCAAACACGTCAGTTTCTTTTCAACAAAACCTCATTAACGAGGTCAGACATTCACCCGGGACCCTTCACTCGTTCTGGTCACGATAACTTCCCATGTTCCGGCTTCGCATCTTCACAGTTGAGTTTCGTCCTCTTGTCTCTCTCGTCCTCACCCGCTCATGTgcgtttttttaaacttttttcagACCGACTGTCCCATCAGGCTCGGATCTCGGCCTCCGTCGACGCCATGAGAATCCTCAACACCGGCACCGAGGTGGAGGCTGCCGTAGCAGACGCTCTGGTGAGAATTCAGACTTATTTCTCCGAAACAAAGAAATCGAAACGACGTGTCTGCTGATGTTGTTGACGTCGTCTCCTCTGTGTTCTCCCCGGACTCTGTGAACTCCAGCTCTTAGGAGACTCCAGGAGTAAGGTACATTAACTCTGGACTCGCTCCGTCCTCTCCCTGCATGTAGAGCATGAGCTTCCAACTCTGACCCCTTCAACACACAGAGATCTGACTCAGACTGaagctgtttcctcctgttaGCGTAGTGCATgtgaaaatgtctctgtgtaAATGAAGTGTCACCTGCACGTCTCTGTAGCTGCACGTCTCTGTAGCTGCACGTCTCTGTAGCTGCACGTCGAAGCCTCTGGTCGTAGCATGTCTGCTGTTGTCTGACGTTACTCTTCGGTTTTGTCCGCGAcgcctcactctctctcctctcctctcgatCAGCGGAGGCCGGTGCGGCGGCGCTTCGAGTCGCCGGGCATGTACTCAGACGACGACGCCAACAGCGACGCCTCCAGCGCCTGCTCGGAGCGCTCGTACAGCTCGCGCAACGGCGGCATGGGGCCGCACTACCTGCGCCAGACGGAGGACGTGGCGGAGGTGCTGAACCACTGCGCCAGCGCCAACTGgtcagagaggaaggaggggctTCTGGGGCTGCAGAACCTCCTCAAGAGCCAGAGGATGCTCAGGTGGGAACATGGTGGAACCTTCACATCAGTCAGCGTCTGTCCTGTACTTTTCAGCGAGTGACGGTGATTGACCGTGGTTCTCGTTTTGTGTCCGACAGCCGCGTGGAGCTGAAGAGACTCTGTGAGATCTTCACCAGGATGTTCGCAGACCCTCACAGTAAGGTGAGATCCAGCGGTGTGCTGGCGTCAGGCAGAAGAATAATCCTCGGGATCGTCTCACAGTTTGTGCTacgtgtgttttctctcactcGTCAGAACTAACGGACAAACTAAccgtgtgtttttctgttgcatGCCTCGTCGCTGCTGCGGACTCTAACACCAGAGAGTAAGTGTTGACTCACCTCCACCTTCTGCCGCTTCGTCCgaaacaaacacagtgaagaaCAACAACTTCTTTGTTCTTCCTTGGTTttgtttccttccctctctcctctcgtcttgCTCCTCCCGTCTGACGTCACCTTCCCATCATCCCTCTGTGCGTCTCAGGTCTTCAGCATGTTCCTGGAGACGCTGGTGGACTTCATCGTGCTGCACAGGGACGACCTGCAGGACTGGCTCTTCGTCCTGCTCACTCAGCTGCTGAAGAAGATGGGCGCCGACCTCCTGGGCTCCGTCCAGGCCAAAGTCCAGAAGGCTCTGGACATCACCAGGTGAGACCGGGCCTTCAGGATGAGTCCTAAAatcaaacaatttaaaaacgTCTGAGACCAGAACATCAAATCTTGTCCTGGTTTTACTCTCTGGGTTTTGTGTCTCCGCGCTGACTTGTACTTCCTGTGTCTCTTTACTTTTGTCCGTCTCCTCAGGGAGTCGTTCCCGTACGAGCAGCAGTTCAACATCTTGATGCGTTTCATCGTGGATCAGACGCAGACTCCAAACCTGAAAGTGAAGGTGGCCATCCTGCGCTATATCGAGGCTCTGGCTCGCCAGATGGATCCGTCCGACTTCGTCAACTCCAGCGAGACGCGCCTCGCCGTCTCACGCATCATCACCTGGACCACCGAGCCCAAGAGCTCCGACGTCCGCAAGGTAGGCGGTCGGACGGCGTGGAGCTCCAGCGCCACCTCCAGAACAAACCTCCCTCCTGTCACCTTATGTCTCGAATCTGTGTTCCTTTGTTTGCtaagtttagttttttgttcCCACGTTTTGTTCCAATTGCCATTTGTCGTCCACCGAACCCCCAGACCCTTCACAACTGGGCAGGGGAGGATTTCTCAGGCCGACCCAGCACTGTGGCCTCTCTGCCCGGGGAGGGTAACCTGGAGGAGAGGTGCAAGCAGGTAGAAACTCCATCGACCTGCACGGCCGGGGCTCGTAACCCGCTCTAACCCGGCGAGCGGCTGCCGCTCTGCAGACCCCGACATCTGCTCTGTCGGTTtcacagagagaatgaaaataaCCCGAGGAGTGGGCGAGCTGTGTGAACGCTTCTCTAACCGCTCGAAAACTTTCTCAGCGATGGGAGTGAGTCGCTCTCTGCGGTTGAATCAAGACGATGATGAGTCGAGGATTTGAATGTGTCAGTTTGTGCATGAACGCTGAGTCTGTGCAGATTTAACTCGACTGATCtcgaacaaaaagaaaacttacgTTTCTTCTCCAAAACGTTTTtgcatgattttcttttttcagaaacttttttaattttcctgAAGAAAACTTGAagcagaaacatttattttccagctTTTGCTTAAcgaactttttgtttttgaggcAAACATCAACGATCTGCATGTGCACGGCAACAGATGTGCTTCTTAACATGAAACTTTCAAATATTTGACCTTGGAGGTTAAATATTCCGTCAAGGTTTTTAACCTGCGTCACAAAATGTCACTTCTGTGTTTCTGGTTCATTAATAAGAATCAAGGAAATGTTTGGGGGATGGTCGGATCATTTGATATTAGATTTGAATCCTGTGTTAAGATGGAGTCGTGTCTCACGGCACAACAGTGATCGACCGTCTCCGTCTCCATGGGACAGAATCGCTCCGATTCAAATGCTGTTGAAATAATTCAGTTATGGACAAATTATCTGTTTCACAGCAGCGGCCAAACAGGAAGAAACAGGAGGAAGTCGTGGAGATAAAacatgtgacctgtgtgtgtgtgtgtgtgtgtgtgcaggcggCCCAGGTTGTGTTGATCGCTCTGTTTGAGTTGAACACTCCTGAGTTCACGATGCTGCTCGGAGCTCTGCCCAAAACCTTCCAGGACGGGACGACCAAGCTGCTGCACAACCACCTGAGGAACGCCAGCGCCAACAGCGGCATCGTCATGGTagtgctctcacacacacacacacacacacacacacacacacacacacacacacacgtgatcaATGCTCAATATGAGTTTTTTATGATGTGATTTCcagatgtggtgtgtgtgtgtgtgtgtaaatccaGTCGTGCACTTTGTCGATCTGCAGGCTTCTCCCAGTAACTCGATGGGTCGGACTCCTCCTCGACAGCCCGGCAGCCGCAGCAGTCCGCTGACCTCGCCCACCAACTGCTCCCACGGAGGACTCTCCCCCAGGTGCTCCGCAGAAACGCTCCCCCTCCCACAACCTGAATGTAAAGTCAGACCCTGGGATCTAAAGCTTCAACAGGCTGCAGCTCATAACAGACTAACCTCTCGACTACCGTCTCTGGTTAAAGCAGGAGATAAACTCAAGTATAGTTTAAATATCAACTTTTATTCTGCGTTGGAAGTTTTTATTGACACTAGAATCAAATGAATAGTTTTTTTGCTGTGACTAAAGTTTTGAACAGTTTGGTGGGGGTGGAGTTCTCCACCTGCTCGTACTAACACCGACTGAGAACTTCTCCTTTTATTCCCACTTTCCTCATGTTTCTATTTCCTCTCTTCcgtctcctctttcttctcctcttcctcgcccTCCTTCCTCCCCGGCCGGCTGCAGTCGGTTGTTGGGTTGGAGCGCAGATGGTCTCTCCAAGTTCCCTCCTCCACCCTTcccctcttcccctcttcctccacccACTGCCCACTCCTCCCTCAAGGCCCTGCGGCGAGCTTACTCACCCAGGTAACCCCACCCCCttttacctcctcctcttcctcctcctctccctccgtcCTCTGGGGTTTCACAGTCAGACTGTAAGAACTTTGACGCACTGTGGAACCTCGGACTCACTCACTCGTCTGTCTTCACTCCTGCTTCGCTGCTGCCTCCATCTGCTCAAACTGTCGTTTCCTGTCCATgtgctcacttcctgtttctcctcctgcttcctTTGTCTCTGAACTAAAAACCGTCGTCAGGTGAGaacgtgtgtctctgtgctgtgactcACCTGTTTGCCTCCACCTGCGTCAGTGTGCCAACATGCACGGTCATGCACGTGCACCGTACTGTGCCGGACTGTGGAACGCAGCAGTGCACGGATTCAAAAAACAACCTGGAGGATGTGCTGAAGTTTGTGAACCGCTTCCTGTATCCATGACGACCTTTAAACCCTCACGAACCTTCACAAAGAAACATCTGGACCCAGATTTATAATCTGAGCAGATTCATCGAGTGACTCAGTGTCTCCTGCACTATGACGTCACCGTCATCAGACTTTATATTCAACATTAAACCGAATCTGTGAAATGATTTCTGATGGTTTCTAGGTTGTGACACCAGGGGGTGCTGTTTCACCACTAAATATTAGAACATTAGATTTTCTGGAAATCATAGAATGATCTCAGGAACGTTGACAGAACGTCAGAGCAGTTCCATCCACATCCTCCGCAGCACCAGAGGTTAGCTTCGTCCTCTAACCTCCGAGGATGAACGTCCTCGTTAGATCGTccaataactgtgtgtgtgtctctaccCCCCCCCTCTGCAGCATGCTGGAGTACGACAGCGAGAACCTGAACTCAGAGGAGATCTACAGCTCCCTGCGCGGCGTCACCGAGGCCATCCAGAACTTCAGCTTCCGCAGCCAAGAGGACCTGATGGAGCCGCTGAGGAGGGACGGCAAGAGGGACGTCACGGTGAGCGGGGGAGTTAGTGAATAAGGTTAATGTgcaacgagagagagaaaaggaaagtggatgaaagcagagacaaagacagaatcAAAGAAACTGTTGACGATTCGTTTCTACTTTGAGGACGAGAAGAAGACGATCAGAAACTTTTATATCTAACAACTCTGTCAaattcttttcttctctcttcagtCCGGGGTCGGGTCGTCCTCGGACTCCGACCCGGTGGAGGGCGGACGCACGGCTCTGGACAACAAGACGTCTCTGCTGAACACTCCCTCGCCTCGATCCTTTGCCGGCCCGCGTTTCCGTGACTACAATCCGTACAACTACACGGACGGCATCAGCACGCTGGACAAAGCCGCCCTGAAGGAGGCGCTGTACGAGGACGCCGTGGAGCAGCTGCGAGATGGTCAGGCTTCAGTTGTTCTTGTGTTTCCATcttcagtttgttgtgttgtgtgttctaagttgtgttctctctctctctctctcacaggccGCCGACAAGAAAGTGTTGAAAACAAGATCCTGAACCCGAAAACCTTCCCTGGTAAAGACACGAGATGTTTCAGAGTCCAGATGTTTCAGAGTCCAGATGTTCAGGCAGCTTCATTTGAACCTTTGTCACGTCTGAGGACACTCTGATGTGTAGACGCTCTTTTTGTCCTCCTGTGGTTGACCTTTGCCCTCCACCCTCAGCGGGACCTGCCGAGCAGCTGGAGCTGGTGGGCGAGCTGCTGAAGGAGCTCTCTCAGGGCCAGGCCGGGGAGCGGGGCCCCGAGGAGCGACGGCAGacgctgctggagctgctgaaggTGGCCCGAGAGGACAGCCTGGTGGTGTGGGAGGAGCACTTCAAgaccatgctgctgctgctgctggagacgcTCGGAGACAAAGACGTAAGACGCTCTTCAGGTGATTGTAAAAACGTCCTCTGAGTGGTTCTGAACCGCCTCCTCTCTCGCAGCACACCATCCGAGCTCTGGCGCTGAGAGTCCTGAAGGAGATCCTGAGGAACCAGCCGGCCCGCTTCAAGAACTACGCCGAGCTGACCATCATGAAGACGCTGGAGGCTCACAAGGACTCGCACAAAGAGGTTTGGATCATTCTCTCTGAGCGATTCCCTCTAATCTGCTCCGTCTAACTCCAACCCTCTGTTGAAGGTGGTGCGGGCGGCCGAGGAGGCGGCGTCCACGCTGGCGGGGTCCATCCCCCCGGAGCAGTGCATCAAGGTCCTGTGTCCCATCGTGCAGACGGCGGATTACCCCATCAACCTGGCCGCCATTAAGATGCAGACCAGGGCCATCGAACGCATCACCAAGGAGCCGCTGCACCAGCTGCTGCCGGACATCATCCCGGGACTCCTGCAGGTGAGACGCTCGTTCCGTCTTCATGCGTGTTCTCCGTACATTCAGTGTTTGTTGCCGTGTTCCACCGAGTCGTCTCGTCCGCAGGGCTACGACAACACGGAGAGCAGCGTGAGGAAGGCCAGCGTCTTCTGCCTGGTGGCCATCTACTCTGTGATCGGCGAGGAGCTGAAGCCTTACCTGGCTCAGCTGACCGGCAGCAAGGTCAGTCCCAGATCTTCGTTCTCACACTCGATGAAGAACAAACCTCAGAGTTGTGTTCGACCTTTAAGCTTCTTCCTGTTTCAGATGAAGCTCCTGAACCTCTACATCAAACGAGCTCAGACGACCaccagcaacagcagcagctcctccgaCATCTCCTCCTACTGATCCCTGAG
The genomic region above belongs to Paralichthys olivaceus isolate ysfri-2021 chromosome 24, ASM2471397v2, whole genome shotgun sequence and contains:
- the LOC109647064 gene encoding CLIP-associating protein 1-B-like isoform X12, which translates into the protein MEEDEEVVAVSMDYLLEQAMHKDLGRRLQVGPEIMELILDQERCPELEQDQGSVDRMVDAVASSWVNSSNFKVVLLGMDILSSLVTRLQERFRTQVGTVLPSLIDRLGDAKDQVRDQDQALLLKIMDQAANPQYVWERMMGGFKHKNNRTREGLCLCLISTLNVFGSQSLTLSKIVPHICNLLGDPTSQVRDGAMSCLVEIYRHVGERVRMDLGKKGLPQSRLNVIFSKFDEVQRSGNMVLSPVSDKNFEDDDSVDGVRSSSSSKGASQSGKKTVSMGSFRRPPSASSAKSAGRDGSAAGALDEEYFIQAFEDVPTMQIYSNREVDEAMTKIRDVLSDDKRDWELRVAALRKVRSLVLAGAPEFDGFLQQLRLMEAAFKLSAKDLRSQVVREACITLGHLSLVLGSRFDHAAEAVMPILLNLVPNSAKIMATSGVAAIRLILRHTHYPRLIPIITSNCVSKSVAVRRRCFEFLDLLLQEWQTSSLERHGAVLTETIKKGIHDADAEARSVARKCYWSFHGHFSREAEQLFQGLESSYQKALQAHLRSGDSPMSLPASDRSSSSSQESLNRPLSVKSSVGSSTNRSKPAHGSRTSAAAPSPGSLQRSRSDVDVNAAATATARTRMPAVPSSSSPFGSASALPPGSYASLDGSWSVNADGRVRTRRTSSGNGPSVTDSRGRSRGKVVSQSQPGSRSGSPGRLLSSTYGRLPRPTMGSAAANAASSGLTDKSRPRGHRSQGCSRETSPTRSGMARSRIPRPSMSQGCSRETSRESSRDTSPARGFSPLATRRHSRSTSALSSAECYSDRLSHQARISASVDAMRILNTGTEVEAAVADALLLGDSRSKRRPVRRRFESPGMYSDDDANSDASSACSERSYSSRNGGMGPHYLRQTEDVAEVLNHCASANWSERKEGLLGLQNLLKSQRMLSRVELKRLCEIFTRMFADPHSKVFSMFLETLVDFIVLHRDDLQDWLFVLLTQLLKKMGADLLGSVQAKVQKALDITRESFPYEQQFNILMRFIVDQTQTPNLKVKVAILRYIEALARQMDPSDFVNSSETRLAVSRIITWTTEPKSSDVRKAAQVVLIALFELNTPEFTMLLGALPKTFQDGTTKLLHNHLRNASANSGIVMASPSNSMGRTPPRQPGSRSSPLTSPTNCSHGGLSPSMLEYDSENLNSEEIYSSLRGVTEAIQNFSFRSQEDLMEPLRRDGKRDVTSGVGSSSDSDPVEGGRTALDNKTSLLNTPSPRSFAGPRFRDYNPYNYTDGISTLDKAALKEALYEDAVEQLRDGRRQESVENKILNPKTFPAGPAEQLELVGELLKELSQGQAGERGPEERRQTLLELLKVAREDSLVVWEEHFKTMLLLLLETLGDKDHTIRALALRVLKEILRNQPARFKNYAELTIMKTLEAHKDSHKEVVRAAEEAASTLAGSIPPEQCIKVLCPIVQTADYPINLAAIKMQTRAIERITKEPLHQLLPDIIPGLLQGYDNTESSVRKASVFCLVAIYSVIGEELKPYLAQLTGSKMKLLNLYIKRAQTTTSNSSSSSDISSY
- the LOC109647064 gene encoding CLIP-associating protein 1-B-like isoform X7; this translates as MEEDEEVVAVSMDYLLEQAMHKDLGRRLQVGPEIMELILDQERCPELEQDQGSVDRMVDAVASSWVNSSNFKVVLLGMDILSSLVTRLQERFRTQVGTVLPSLIDRLGDAKDQVRDQDQALLLKIMDQAANPQYVWERMMGGFKHKNNRTREGLCLCLISTLNVFGSQSLTLSKIVPHICNLLGDPTSQVRDGAMSCLVEIYRHVGERVRMDLGKKGLPQSRLNVIFSKFDEVQRSGNMVLSPVSDKNFEDDDSVDGVRSSSSSKGASQSGKKTVSMGSFRRPPSASSAKSAGRDGSAAGALDEEYFIQAFEDVPTMQIYSNREVDEAMTKIRDVLSDDKRDWELRVAALRKVRSLVLAGAPEFDGFLQQLRLMEAAFKLSAKDLRSQVVREACITLGHLSLVLGSRFDHAAEAVMPILLNLVPNSAKIMATSGVAAIRLILRHTHYPRLIPIITSNCVSKSVAVRRRCFEFLDLLLQEWQTSSLERHGAVLTETIKKGIHDADAEARSVARKCYWSFHGHFSREAEQLFQGLESSYQKALQAHLRSGDSPMSLPASDRSSSSSQESLNRPLSVKSSVGSSTNRSKPAHGSRTSAAAPSPGSLQRSRSDVDVNAAATATARTRMPAVPSSSSPFGSASALPPGSYASLDGSWSVNADGRVRTRRTSSGNGPSVTDSRGRSRGKVVSQSQPGSRSGSPGRLLSSTYGRLPRPTMGSAAANAASSGLTDKSRPRGHRSQGCSRETSPTRSGMARSRIPRPSMSQGCSRETSRESSRDTSPARGFSPLATRRHSRSTSALSSAECYSDRLSHQARISASVDAMRILNTGTEVEAAVADALLLGDSRSKRRPVRRRFESPGMYSDDDANSDASSACSERSYSSRNGGMGPHYLRQTEDVAEVLNHCASANWSERKEGLLGLQNLLKSQRMLSRVELKRLCEIFTRMFADPHSKVFSMFLETLVDFIVLHRDDLQDWLFVLLTQLLKKMGADLLGSVQAKVQKALDITRESFPYEQQFNILMRFIVDQTQTPNLKVKVAILRYIEALARQMDPSDFVNSSETRLAVSRIITWTTEPKSSDVRKTLHNWAGEDFSGRPSTVASLPGEGNLEERCKQAAQVVLIALFELNTPEFTMLLGALPKTFQDGTTKLLHNHLRNASANSGIVMASPSNSMGRTPPRQPGSRSSPLTSPTNCSHGGLSPSMLEYDSENLNSEEIYSSLRGVTEAIQNFSFRSQEDLMEPLRRDGKRDVTSGVGSSSDSDPVEGGRTALDNKTSLLNTPSPRSFAGPRFRDYNPYNYTDGISTLDKAALKEALYEDAVEQLRDGRRQESVENKILNPKTFPAGPAEQLELVGELLKELSQGQAGERGPEERRQTLLELLKVAREDSLVVWEEHFKTMLLLLLETLGDKDHTIRALALRVLKEILRNQPARFKNYAELTIMKTLEAHKDSHKEVVRAAEEAASTLAGSIPPEQCIKVLCPIVQTADYPINLAAIKMQTRAIERITKEPLHQLLPDIIPGLLQGYDNTESSVRKASVFCLVAIYSVIGEELKPYLAQLTGSKMKLLNLYIKRAQTTTSNSSSSSDISSY
- the LOC109647064 gene encoding CLIP-associating protein 1-like isoform X22, yielding MEEDEEVVAVSMDYLLEQAMHKDLGRRLQVGPEIMELILDQERCPELEQDQGSVDRMVDAVASSWVNSSNFKVVLLGMDILSSLVTRLQERFRTQVGTVLPSLIDRLGDAKDQVRDQDQALLLKIMDQAANPQYVWERMMGGFKHKNNRTREGLCLCLISTLNVFGSQSLTLSKIVPHICNLLGDPTSQVRDGAMSCLVEIYRHVGERVRMDLGKKGLPQSRLNVIFSKFDEVQRSGNMVLSPVSDKNFEDDDSVDGVRSSSSSKGASQSGKKTVSMGSFRRPPSASSAKSAGRDGSAAGALDEEYFIQAFEDVPTMQIYSNREVDEAMTKIRDVLSDDKRDWELRVAALRKVRSLVLAGAPEFDGFLQQLRLMEAAFKLSAKDLRSQVVREACITLGHLSLVLGSRFDHAAEAVMPILLNLVPNSAKIMATSGVAAIRLILRHTHYPRLIPIITSNCVSKSVAVRRRCFEFLDLLLQEWQTSSLERHGAVLTETIKKGIHDADAEARSVARKCYWSFHGHFSREAEQLFQGLESSYQKALQAHLRSGDSPMSLPASDRSSSSSQESLNRPLSVKSSVGSSTNRSKPAHGSRTSAAAPSPGSLQRSRSDVDVNAAATATARTRMPAVPSSSSPFGSASALPPGSYASLGRVRTRRTSSGNGPSVTDSRGRSRGKVVSQSQPGSRSGSPGRLLSSTYGRLPRPTMGSAAANAASSGLTDKSRPRGHRSQGCSRETSPTRSGMARSRIPRPSMSQGCSRETSRESSRDTSPARGFSPLATRRHSRSTSALSSAECYSDRLSHQARISASVDAMRILNTGTEVEAAVADALRRPVRRRFESPGMYSDDDANSDASSACSERSYSSRNGGMGPHYLRQTEDVAEVLNHCASANWSERKEGLLGLQNLLKSQRMLSRVELKRLCEIFTRMFADPHSKRVFSMFLETLVDFIVLHRDDLQDWLFVLLTQLLKKMGADLLGSVQAKVQKALDITRESFPYEQQFNILMRFIVDQTQTPNLKVKVAILRYIEALARQMDPSDFVNSSETRLAVSRIITWTTEPKSSDVRKAAQVVLIALFELNTPEFTMLLGALPKTFQDGTTKLLHNHLRNASANSGIVMASPSNSMGRTPPRQPGSRSSPLTSPTNCSHGGLSPSRLLGWSADGLSKFPPPPFPSSPLPPPTAHSSLKALRRAYSPSMLEYDSENLNSEEIYSSLRGVTEAIQNFSFRSQEDLMEPLRRDGKRDVTSGVGSSSDSDPVEGGRTALDNKTSLLNTPSPRSFAGPRFRDYNPYNYTDGISTLDKAALKEALYEDAVEQLRDGRRQESVENKILNPKTFPAGPAEQLELVGELLKELSQGQAGERGPEERRQTLLELLKVAREDSLVVWEEHFKTMLLLLLETLGDKDHTIRALALRVLKEILRNQPARFKNYAELTIMKTLEAHKDSHKEVVRAAEEAASTLAGSIPPEQCIKVLCPIVQTADYPINLAAIKMQTRAIERITKEPLHQLLPDIIPGLLQGYDNTESSVRKASVFCLVAIYSVIGEELKPYLAQLTGSKMKLLNLYIKRAQTTTSNSSSSSDISSY